Below is a genomic region from Trichomycterus rosablanca isolate fTriRos1 chromosome 15, fTriRos1.hap1, whole genome shotgun sequence.
CACTGTCAAATGATCGGATTCAATAATTAATTTTGTCTTATAAGATTTTACTTGAAAatttttattaacataaatTCTATCAATTCTAGTTTGACATGAGCTATCAGATCTAGTAAAGTCAATTCGATCAGGACACATTATTCTAAAAGTGTCTTGCATACAATACTCTTccataatttgttttaaaacttttccttCCCTACTTAATTTAAATGGTTTCTTTGAAATTCTATCTTTTTCATCGGTAATTGTGTTAAAATCACCACACACTATAATATAAAACCCTACACATAATAATGCTTTaactttattaaaaagttggatTTTCTTACTTTTGTCTTGAgccgtgtatatatttattactctgatttttttatcaaaccaaaacaaatCAACAAACAGTAATCTGCCTGGAATAATTTCACGTAATTGAATAACTTTTACGTTTTCTTTATAAAACATAATTCCGATACCGTCAGCTTTACTTTCCCCGATTGAAAGGAAACTCTTATTTTTAAACCACAAACTTTGTACATCTttaacatcatttacatttgaaagcCGAGTTTCTTGCACACATAAAATATCAAAATTTTCCCTTAACAATAATTGTATCTTTTTAAATCTATTAGAAGCTGACTGAATTCCTCTTACATTACAAGAAGCAACCAATAAACTATTAAAGGACATTTAGAAAGATCATTTTTGAATTttctttttaacctttttagtAACTAAAACTTCATTACCTTCAGTCTCTTCTGAATAATTCCATTTCCGTTTGTCGTTGCTGTCTGTCAGGTGTTCAGAAGTCTTTGTTCCTgtgcattgtactgtacatctgtatatgtatatatgacaaataaaggatatatCTTGTGTGCTCCATACTTCGACCCTTCTTGTTTCGGTGAAGTTCCTCTTTTCGCACATGAGGATTTAATGAAGAATTGCGTTTCTCTTTCAGTTCCTTGGAAGCAGACGTGTTGTCCTGGCGTATATCCTCAGTTCCTTCATTAGAGATAAGTGAGATTTCTAAAGCAATGTTGCACGACTCCGATGCTGAACCTTTAGTTGACTCCTCTCCAGACTCAGTTGTAGATGAATCGTCACTGCTGGATGAACCACTGCTGCTGTCCTCTGTTGATGATGTTTCACTGCTGTCGTTATTACCAGTTTGCTTTAAATcttcaacatttttacattctgTAACAGTCCCATTTTCCTCCAAAGTTGTACTAATAAAAAGGCTTTCAGTTTGATCCATTTCATTTTGTTGTTTATCCTTTGTCTGTGATAATTCAGGTTCATTACTAGAATTGGCTTCAGGTGGAATATTTTTTTCCCCAGCCTCAGTCGTTGATAACGGTTGTACACTTTCAAAAAGGTTTTCCTTTACTTCTGTGCCAAAGCTTGTCTTAGAACGGTTAGCATAAGAGTTAGGGCACATAAAGAAAGTGTAACCCACAGTTCCACATAAATTACAAATTGCAGTGTTGTTACAATCTTTGGCTTTATGTCCAAAACTGCTACATTGCCAACATTTCACCTCCTTACATTCTTTAGCAATGTGATCAGTCGCTTGACATGTATAACATCTGGAAATTTGGCCTTGGTAGATAATTTTCCCATTGTACGGACCCAGTGAGATGTTGTTTGGAATCCCTATGTCTTGGTTGTTGAGGTCTTTCTTAATTCTCACTTGATATTTCCTAATCCCATACCAAATGCCGAACCGATCCACAGGCTTAATGGCTGGTTTTACAATGTCACAGAAGCGACGTAAATACAGCTCCACATCTTCATCTGGAATTCTTCCTGTCCAAAATTTCACAATCACTGTTTTTATGTCAAACTGCAAAGGTGAGAATATTTCGAAATCTCTCCATTGTTCTTTGTTTGAATTGTAAATGTTCATGAAAACTCGTAATGATCTTTCGTTACGAAAACAAAGTTCAAAGTCTTTCCGGTTTGGAAGGCTGATGAAGGAGAAAATGTCTTCCCCACTCACCGACTGGGACATAAAAAGCTTTTCTGCCACCTCATCTCTGCTTGGAGCAGATCCAGATCCTATGAAGGAGATTTTCGCCCAGTATTTGAGAAAACGGTTATTATATGACTCTCGAAAAGACATACTGGAAGCCATACTTTCAAATGTTTGTACTTAGCGGCCGCAAACACCGTAAGGTGCTGCGGCCAAAACTTTCACGTGTTTGAAGAGGATTACTGATCAAAGCCGCCCTTTCCTCTGCCAGACATCTTTATTGCTCTCGTCGAGATGAAGCGAGTCAATGCAGGACGAGCGTTCACAGCGAGCCTGTTATTTCCCTCTACCGGACCTAGTTGAAGACAATGGGGCGGAGTTAAGCAGCGACCGCCCACTGTGACCGCAGCTGCTCGGAGTAGATCTCATGTAAAGCGCGTAACTTAGAACCTCCACTGTTTTTACCCCACAGTAAATCAGGCCACATTCGATGTGATGTATTCCACATGACATATTTTTCTGTAACTAATGTTTAAGGTTAAGAATTTTTTTCTAAACATGTTgtgccaaaagaaagaaagacaaacaaagaaacaaccctaaaccctattaCAATGTACTATAATCGCCATGTTTGTTGaatttttaatattgtacaattaggtgggacaaagagccattagagacatgacaatgtagccaaaacaaaaaaacatactAGGAATACGGAAAAACAGTGTGGGAGAATACAGCAGTGTATGATCAAAAATTCATTTTAGTTCAAATCAGTACAGTTGTAGTGAATATTGAATTTGAAACAAACAGCTTTAGAAACCTTTTagtgcttgtgaaagtagcattagagacacgttatgataaaaacaaagatctaAAATACATGCAGCAGTGTAGGAGGTGTAGGGTAAATAGAACATGAGGGTAAAATTGTGTTGGAATGCGTAATATATAAATGGAgagatatataaataaatatataaagagagagagagggggaggagtttaaataagtaaaataggtggatatttacattttcagcatttagcagacaactttatccaaaacgacttacattacagtatacagtctgagcaattgagggttaagagccttgctcaagggcccaacagtgataacctggcggtggtggggcttgaaccagtgaccctctggtcactggcctagtaccttaaccactaggctacagctggccctggaTATGTGTCACCTGGACTGCTACAGCCATAGATGTTTTGTTAAAGTGGGTGTTAGggtcatgaatgagtgaataactaaataaatacataaacaatgaatacaATACATGAATACaagctgtgtatcaataaaatccaaataagtggaagaagacattttatgttttcatgttagctgtgttaaagctatttctgagttttaaaaagaaatattttttaaaaaaaagtgcattTTAATAAGTGTGATGTATCAGATAAAAAACAGACTTGAATCTGTTGTGTAAGTGTaggagccatgtgttgttttagaaatgtgtcagtgtatgtgaactcaaattaagtaattaatttatttattttctttttttatgggggggggggggggggggggtggactgggttttttttatttccctctCAGTTTACgatttaggtgtgtgtgagtgtatccagcttcactgtaatgtgtttgtgaacAGAACTGTGAGTACAATAGATAGAAACTGCAATTTCTTAACAAGACATGGgcatctatttatttactgaagtcagaagtAAAGCCGGTTAAGGTTTACAATTTAAATCCccattacggtactaaacaccgTGAAATACAAGAACGTGAACAATGTACAACATTCAGGTGTGAAGTTTTGCTAGCTcaaatacaaaagcaacaaggtcTTTTTATAGCGCTTTATGTACTTtttggatatcacaaagctggtctctACTGcttcaaaggactgaaaaacagcaaatgaagtCATTAAGTTCCAAAAGTTATAGAAATAAGATTTTGTGTATTGTTAATGTGAAAACCTACACTTT
It encodes:
- the LOC134328239 gene encoding zinc finger CCHC domain-containing protein 3-like encodes the protein MASSMSFRESYNNRFLKYWAKISFIGSGSAPSRDEVAEKLFMSQSVSGEDIFSFISLPNRKDFELCFRNERSLRVFMNIYNSNKEQWRDFEIFSPLQFDIKTVIVKFWTGRIPDEDVELYLRRFCDIVKPAIKPVDRFGIWYGIRKYQVRIKKDLNNQDIGIPNNISLGPYNGKIIYQGQISRCYTCQATDHIAKECKEVKCWQCSSFGHKAKDCNNTAICNLCGTVGYTFFMCPNSYANRSKTSFGTEVKENLFESVQPLSTTEAGEKNIPPEANSSNEPELSQTKDKQQNEMDQTESLFISTTLEENGTVTECKNVEDLKQTGNNDSSETSSTEDSSSGSSSSDDSSTTESGEESTKGSASESCNIALEISLISNEGTEDIRQDNTSASKELKEKRNSSLNPHVRKEELHRNKKGRSMEHTRYILYLSYIHIQMYSTMHRNKDF